The genomic segment GAAGTCTACTCGCTAGCAATGATAGCTAATGAAATGGGAATGGATCCAAAATTACTACATATAATAGGAATAGATATTAACTCTCAAGCTATAAAACAAGCCAACTCTGGTGTTTATAACGATAGAAATTTACATAGACTTAATGATTTTCAAAAAAATAAGTTTTTTGAGCTGCAAAACGATAAGTATAGTATCAAAAAACACAACTTAGCAAAATGTGAATTTAAAGTGTTAAATGTATTTGATGATTCTATATTTAATATAGGGAAATTTGATATTATCTTATCAAGAAATATGATGATTTATTTTGATGATAATTTTAGATTAAAATGTATAGAAAGACTACATAAGATACTAAAAGATGATGGTAGGTTATATACAGGTCATGCTGATTTGATACCTTATACCTCGATATATAAAAAGAAATTTGGTAATGGAGTTACTTTTTACGAGAAAGACTAACCTTACATCTAGACTGCATTAGTCGCAGTCTAGAATATTTTCTTTTTTTGATTTTATCCATTGTGTTAAAAATACAAATCCGTAAATAATAGCGCAAATAATATAACTAATATATTCATTAGGTATTATTAAACACTTAGCACATATATTTAGAACAAGTGCTAAAGAAACAACTGGTATAAGCAATAATCTTTCCCATATTCTAAGATTTACAATAAAACAACCTTGTAACAAAGATGAAAAAGCAAACATTCCAACAAATACCATAGTAAAAACAACAACTATCTCAATAGGATTACTCAACCAGACAATACTTTTTGTATAACAAGGATTTAATGGATCAGCTGATTCAATCAATAATAATTTATTATTAAAGAAAAAAAGGTAAAATAGCAGTTTTTAAATCATAAAAAAATCCCTGAACTCCAACTATAACTGGATTTGTTTTGCTATGCCAGTGGCCACATAAGCTGCTATACCAACAGGGTATCTTCAGCTAAAATACCAAAATAAAATACAAACAAATGAACAGCAATGACTGGAATCAAAAATCCATTTTAGCAGCAAGTAAAAGTATAACGGGAGCTACCAAACTAGATACAGCTATATAATTTGCTATTGTTGAAAGACTCATGCCAAGCAACAAAGATATTAAAGCAGTTAAAAATAAAATAAGTATTATGTTATATCCTACCAACTGTTCAACCACCTCAGATAAAACCTGAGCAAGGTCAGTAAGCGATATAGAGCCAACTTATAATACCAGTCAAAGCTGTGACCGCAACTATAGTAGTCAATTTTAGTAGCTGCAACTATAGCCAAAAATATTACTAAAGCCTATAGATATATCTTATATACCTACCTTTTCTTCCATGGTAAGTTTTTTTACTGGTTCTTGAAAAATCATTATCAAAAACAATAACAAAATAGCATTAAAATAGGAAGTATATAAAGAAGTCCACTTACAAATATTTTAAATTTTGATTGATATTCGTTATCCTTTATTCCTTTAAAACCAAGCTTACAACTTTCCAAATGTACTATAAAAAATAAAGATATATAACACGCAAAAGCAGAAATAATAACAGCTATCATAACATTTGTATAACTCATGCCTAAAAACTCAGCTATTATAAATGCCACCCCGCACCCATAGGGGCATAAGCTGGCCATTAAACACCTGCAGCGACCTCTATAGCACCGGATTTTACCCTTGTAAGTCTAGCTTTTTTCATCAAAAGTATAGTAAATATTCCAACTGTTACAACATTTGCAGTAGAGCTTCCACTAACTATATTTGTAAGACCACTAGCTACAACAGATGCTTTTATTATATCTCCTTAAAACGACCAAGTAAAGCAAACGCTACATTTATAAAATACTGACCTATTCCAATCCTTTCAAGTAAAGATCCAAAAAGAACAAAAAGATATATAAAACTTACACTAACACCCATAGGAACACCAAAAACACCCTCTGTTGTTAAAAACATATGTCCCACAGCAAGCTTTTATATACTAGCACCTTGGTGCGATATAAGATCACGCATATACTGACCAAAATAATCATACATTAATATACCACAAATAACTCTTCTTATAGCTTCTATAATCACAAAAAGCTATGCGGAGATAACCATATCTCTTTGCAAATAATCACCAGGTCTAAAGTAAGACCATAAATCAACAGCTGGTTAAACAACACCTATACCAACCACAAATATCAAAATATCATAAAATGGCATTTTAAAATGTGCTTTTTTGTGTATTTTTATTAAGATAAAGTAAAAATATCAACACTATAGCAAAAGATAAATGTATAGAGTGAGAAATAGTAGTATTTTACGGAAAATAATCAACATATAGCTGAAAGACAGACCATAAAAAGCATATACTAATCACAAAATAATTAAAAAAACTAGAGTCAATTTCTCTAGTTTTAACCTCAACAAATTCTTCTTTTTCTGATGGATAACTAATGCCTATTCTTATACCTCTAATCAAATTTAAGTATAAGATTATATCAAAAAAGTTAAGTAGCTTATAATATATCAATATTAAGTAGAAAACACCCCCTGTAATAGAGGGTGTTTGGATGGATTATATTTTAGTACAAATTTTTCTTTTAAAATAAGCAAGAACGCTAACAAAAATCATTACGCTGATTATAATCCATATAAAGTTAGGAACAGGAAAACTATCGCCGGCAGCATAAGAGTGCATACCAGCTAAATAAAAGTTAACGCCAAAGTATGTCATAATAATAGACCAATAAGCAAACATAGATAAAACAGCAAAAACATATTGGCTATTTATTTTTGCAACAAATCTAATATGCAATACAGCAGCATACACAAGAATAGAAACTAAAGCCCACGTCTCTTTACTATCCCATCCCCAGTATCTTCCCCAGCTTTCGTTTGCCCATACACCACCAAGAAAGTTACCAAGTGTTAATAAACTTATACCAAGTATCATAGCCATCTCATTTATTCTTGTTGCTTCTGTTATATTTTTTAGAATTTGCGGATTTGGTTTTTTTGTATTTGATAGTCCTATTAATACTAAGACAAAAAATCCAAGTAATGCACAAAGACCTAAAAATCCATAGCTAGCAGTTATAACAGAAACATGTATTGTAAGCCAATAGCTTTGCAAAACAGGAACTAGGTTTGTGATTTGAGGATCCATCCAGCTAAGATGAGCAACAAATAATGTAACACCAGCTAAAATAGACGTTAACGCCATTGCTATAGGACTTTGTTTTGAAAAAATTATACCTGATAAACTTAATGCCCAAGCTATATAAACCATAGATTCATAAGCATTGCTCCAAGGAGCATGTTCTGATATATACCATCTTATACCAAGACCTATTGTATGAATTATAAAAGCTAAAATATTTAAATAATAAATTCCCTTAAAAATACCATTGATATTTGCACGAGGTATTAGCATTTTTAAAAATACAAATATCAACAATACAAATCCAGCTAATAAATATACAGGGGTAAGTCTATCAAATATATTAAGGCGATTAAACAATATCTCTGTATCCAGTCTTGTTTTTGAAGGTATTATCGCCGAACCATATTTTTGTTGATAATCACTTATAGCTTGAAGTGCTAAATCAGCTTTTGACCAGTCATTACTAACAATAGCTTCATCAACAGAAACAAAATAATCTTTCATCATATTTGCTATCTCATTTGCTTCAGTCATAGGCATACTAATGAGTGCTGAGTTTGGTGCATACCAAGTATTTGATGGATCATCTTGTTTTGGGAAAATTTTAAACATTTCGCCAGTAAATACCATGTAAAAGACATTTAATCTCTCATCTATTTTAATAACATCTTTATCAAAAGTACCCCTTGAACCAGGATGCTTTCTATTTGCCACATCAGCATATCTTGTAAGTTTATACTCACTACTATCATCTTTTAGAATAAAAAAGTCATTAAAATTTGCATATTTTTGTTTTTCATCTACACCAAGAACTTTTTTAACCTCTTTGTTTGTTCCGATAGAAATTATATTTTCTTGTCTCCAATAAGGTGGATCAACCATTATAGATAAAACAACTTGATTTGAGTTCAAAGAGCCTATATTATTGCTTCTATGAATTTTATTTAAAACCTCTTTACTTACAGTATCAAAAGGCTTCATTCTTCCATCTTGACTTTGAACTAGCAATCTTCCTAATTTTTCAGCATGCTCTTTACTGATATTTGGTAAAAAGTCAGCAGCATTAACACTTGTTGTATTTAAAGCAAAACAGGTAAAAAATACAAAAATAGCTGTCTTTTTTATAGAGTCTTGATTTATCAATCTAGCAAGTTTCATAAATCTTGAGTTTGGATTTATGATATTTAACAAGAGTCCTAAACCAAGTAAAAAATAACTAATATAAGTAGGTATTTTACCTGGGTCTTTATTTACAGAAAGAATAGTTCCACGCTCATCCATATCATATGAACTCTGGAAAAATCTATATCCAGCATAATCAAGAACATGGTTCATATAAATTCTATAATCAAATTCTTTGTTGTTAGGATCTTTTACTACAACATCACTAGCATAACTCATAGGTGAGTTTGAACCAGGATATCTTTTGAGTTCAAAATCTTTAAGATACAGGCTAAAAGGTAATTTAATCTGTTGAAAACCCCATGAAGCACTAAACACTTGAGTGCCTATGATAGCCTTAGCTGGCTCTATTAGATTGTGAAAAAGAACCATCTCCTTATCTTCACCCTCATAGCTTAGATTTGCAATGATTGCATCAAACTCGCTATTTTTATCAGGAACCAATCTTCTAGCGGCACTAGAAGATAAAAACTTAGCAGAAAAATTAACATCGCCTGCTGTAAAAAGATTTAAAGTTTGCAAATCAACTTTTGTATCAGCAGGCACAGTTGTTTTTGCATTATCAGCCATAGAAAATTTTGAAATTTCTGTATTTGAAGTAATATAAAATTTATCATCTTTTAACTCAAATAATACATATTTTTGACCATCTTTTGGCGTAGCATTAAATAAAAAGCTAACATTTCCAGCTACAACTTCTTCTCCATCAAGCAAACTAACTTCTTCTCTTTCGCTTGCGTTAGAAAGAACTAACTCTATAACAGGTTTTCCGCCTTTTTCATCAACAAATTTATAACTAGCATTTGGAACATATTCTAAAAATTTAAGCTTAGCTTGTTTTCCTTCAAGATCAAGAGTCAGATCAAATCCACTCTTGCCAAGAACCTCAAGCTCACGCGGAATAGAAACAGAATAGTCCTTACCATTAAGTTTTGTTTCAAAGTTTATATAAGAACCTCTTGTAGTTATTATATTTGTCTCTGTATTTTCTCTAATATGAACATTGCCCTCAAAACCAAAATATCTAGTTATACCAGCTCCTAGTAAAATTCCTAAAAAACTCAAATGGAATAAAAAAGATGGTAATTTTTTTAAATTTATAAGCTTATATCTAAAGATATTATAAGCCAAATTTATACCAAGTAAAAGTTGAACGGCAGCAAACCAACCAGCGCCATAAACATAGCTCCAAGCCATTTGGGTAGATGTTTTGCTCTCTATAATCGTTGCAGCACCACTAGCAAAAGCAAAGATTATTAGCAAAATTATCATTGATCCCATACTAAAAAAATTCTTTAGAAACATTGTTAGCCTTTTTTTAAATATAATCATTTCAAAAAAATTATATACTATTTTTTTAAATGTAAGTTAAGTTTTTTAAATGATTTAAATTTACAATGTAAATTTAAATCAAATATTTACTTAAAAGCTATAAAACTCATAAAATTACCCCACTTAAAGATACTCTCAACTCTTTTAAATCCTGCCTTTAAAACTAGGGTCTTATTTTCTTCTTCGGTATACGGAATCAATACATTTTCAAGCGCTTCTCTTTTTTGAGAAATTTCATAACGAGAATAGCCTTGATTTTGCTTATAATTTTCATATACCTCAATCATCTGTTTTGCAAATTTCTTATCTTCATAAATAATTTTTTCACTAAAAATAAAAATTCCATTATCATTTAAACCATTATATATATTTTTTACAAGTGTTTCTCTTTTTATTGGTCTTATAAACTGCAATGTATAATTTAACAAAACGGCATCAAAATTATTAAGCTCATATTCTAATATATCACACACTTTAAGTTCAATTCCAGCACCATAAGCTTTTGATTTTTGTGATGCAAGTTGTATCATAGCATCTGAATTATCAACACCAAACAATCTTAAATCATCTCTTAAATTATAAATAGATATCAAGCTTGTCGCAGTTGAACAACCAAGATCTATTAGCTTTGCATTACTTGGTAAAAGTTTAGATAAAATATCAGCTATAAGACTCAAAGAAACATCATAAAACGGAACACTCCTACCAATCATATCATCAAAAACACTAGCAACAGATGAATCAAACTCAAACTGCTTATCTATCGGTTGTGTAAAAATTTTATCTTTCATATATAAACCTATAATGATAATTTACAAGCAAGAGATATTATTCTAGCATTATTTATATCTTCTTGTATTGCTTTTTTTAGCTCTTCTAAGCTTTCAAATTTAATATTATTTCTTAATTTTGATATAAAATAAACGGAAACTTTTTTTGGAGCATGTTTTATATTTTCATCCAAAATATGAGTTTCTAAGCTAAACTTACCATCAGTACTAAGCCTATCTCCTATAAATGTTACAGAGCCAAATATCTTATTTCCTATTTTTGTCTTAGTGGCATACACGCCATCACTAGGTAACACATAGCCCAAATCCCTTAAATTTAGTGTAGCTACAAGTTTTTTAGAGCCTATACCTTGACCACTTATAACTTCGCCCTCTATTGAATATTCGCGACCCAAAAACATATTTGCTCTTTGTATACTACCTTTTTTTATAAGTTCTCTAATAATAGAACTATGAACACCGATACCATCAAAACAATATTCATCAACGATGACAACTTCGCCATCAAACATATCTTTTAGATCATACCTATTCCAAGCTCTATCTTTTCCAAATCTAAAGTCAAATCCAACAACAATTTTATTTAAATGCTTAAAATCTTTTTTTAAAAGCTTTATAAAATCATAACCAGAAAGAGATTTTATATCTTCAAATTCATACAAAAAACAGGGATAATTAGAATACTCAGCCCTTTTTAGCCTTGGCGTTATATTTGCAAAATTCTTATCTATAACGACAAGTCCGCCATATTCGCCAAGATGTTTTAAAAGCTCTTTGTGACCTTTGTGAATTCCATCAAAATGGCCAATTGCGACCGCAGTTATATTATCTTTTGTTAAAAGCGTAGAAAAATTCGGCATTTCCTTCCTTTCCCTTTAACTCACACTCTTTTGTTTCAATAAGTATCCAGCCTAATTTTGCACATTCTAGTTCAAAATTTTTCATAACAAGACCTATAGATTTTTTATCTACAACAACTCCTTTTTTGTTTCTCTTAACACTTTTACCAACTTCATATTGTGGTTTAAACAATAAAACAGCAGTTGAACCCTCATACATAAATCTATCAATATCTTTTAAAATTTGCAAGATAGATATAAAAGAAACATCGCAGGTTATAATATCAAATTTATCATTATTTTTAAACTCTCTAATGTCAGTTTCTTCATAAATTTCAACACGACCATCATCTCTTAGGCTTTTATCAAGCTGATCTTTACCTACATCAATTCCAACGACTTTATCGATGCCATTTTCAAGTAAAATTTGCATAAAACCGCCCGTAGAGCTTCCTATATCAAGAGCATTTTTACCTTTTAAATCCAAGTTAAGATACCTTAAAAAACTTTTAAGTTTCAAAGCCCCACGACCAACATAAATTTTATCTAAAAGCTTAATATCAGCATCTTCTATCTCAAAAGCAGGTTTTGATAAAATTTCACCATCAAACATAACTTTTGAGTTTTTTATAAGCTCACTTGCCTTATTTCTACTTATATCAAGCTTTGTTGCCACAAAAATATCAGCTCTCATTTATCATGCTTTCTAATTCTTCTTCTGATATGACCTTAACCCCTAAGCTTAGTGCTTTTTCAAGCTTACTTCCAGCTTCCAACCCAGCCAATACAAAATCAGTTTTTTTAGACACAGAACCCGAAACCCTTGCACCAAAACTTTGCAACATATCTTTTATCTCATCTCTTGATTTACTAAGAGTTCCCGTTATAACAAAAGTTTTATCTGTAATCAAACTTTGCTTTACTTCGCTAACTACAGCTTTTGGACTTACTATGCTTATTAAATTTATTATCGTTTCTTTATTAATTTGAATAAATTCAATAAAACTTTTACTCATTTCATCACCGAAACCATCAAGCAAAACAACATCTTCATAACTAACATTTAACCAATTATCACCAAAAGCCAAAGCTATCTTTTTAGCAGCTACTTCACCTATATGCTCACACCCTAGCCCATTTATAAACCTTGAAAGATCACAATTTTTACTATTTTCAATAGCATTTAATAAATTTTTTACCTTCTTGTCTTTAAAGCCTTCAAGACAAATTAAATCTTCATATTTAAGATGATAAATATCTGTTATATTTTTTATTAGACTTTTTTCAAAAAGCAAATTTACTATCGCATCTCCAAGACCATCTATGTTTAGACATTTTTTTGAAGCATAATATATAATTGAGTTTATAACCCTTGCTTTACATTCTAGATTTTGACACTTTACAAAAACACCTTCATCAAGCAAGCGAGAGCCACATTCAGGACAATACTTAGGGCGCTCTATCACAAGCTCCGAGCCATCTCTTCTATCTTTATAAACACCCGTTATCTTTGGTATTACATCGCCTGAACGAATTATACTAACATAATCATTTTTCATAACACCAAGTCTTTGTATCTCATCAAAATTATGAAGTGTTGCTGATTTTACCCTAGCACCATCTATCACAACCTCATCTAAAACACCGACAGGTGTAACAACACCACTTCTTCCAACCTGAAAAGACACATCTATAAGCCTAGTAGTTTTTTGTATAGCTGGAAATTTAAAAGCAACCATAAATTTTGGAAATTTAACAGTATAGCCAAGCTCATTTGAGCCATCAAGTTCATCAACTCTAACAACCATACCATCCATTAAAATCGGCTTTTCATCTCTTAAACCCAAAAGCTCTTCATAACACTCATAAATTTCATCAACATTATAAACAATCTTAAAAAAATCATCAAAATAAAATCCAAGTTTTTTTACAAAGTTCATTATTTCACTATGTTTTTTAAACTCTAATTCATGTTCTCCAACACCCCAAGGTACAAATAAAAGTCTTCTACTAGCAGTTATCTTACTATCAAGTTGTCTTAAACTTCCAGCAGCGGCATTTCTTGGATTTGATAAAAGCTGTTCTGAGTTTTTTGCCCTTTGCTCATTCAAAGCATCAAAATCAGATTTTTTTATAACAACCTCGCCTCTTATCTCTATCTTGTCTTTATAATCAATACTTAAAGGGATACTTTTTATAACCTTTGCATTTTGTGTTACATCTTCTCCAACAAGTCCATCGCCTCTTGTTATAGCCTTAACCAAAACTCCATTTTCATAAAGCAAATTTAAACTTGCTCCATCAAATTTTGGCTCAACCACAAAGCTAAATCTACTCTTATCCCCTCTTTTTAACCAAGCAATAAGTTCATCTTTACTAAAAATATCTTCCATACTCCACATTTGTTTTATATGGCTTGCCTTGCTAAATTTATCACTTATCTCTCCGCCTATTTTATTTGTTGGCGAAAAGATAGAAACCTTACTTGGATTTTGTCTTTCATATTCAAGCACCTTGTGATAAAGCTCATCATACTCTTCATCACTTGCTATTGGCTTATCATCCGTATAATATGCCTTAGCCCATTTGTTTAAAACTTCAATAGCTTTTTCATACTCATTTTGATTTGATATTTTTACCATAAATTTACACTCTCCATTGCTAAATGCATTGCAAAAAGCTGCTTGTGTTCTGCTACATCATGAGTTCTAATAACGCGAGCACCATTTTCAAATGATTTTAGATGAAGATACAAACTACCACTAAGCCTATCTTTAACTTCACTTGTATAATAATGATTTATAACTGATTTTCTACTAGCACCAACAAGCAATGGATAGCCAAAATGAGTAAAATGCTCTAAATGCTTCATTAAAAGCAGATTGTGTTCTGGTGTCTTACCAAAGCCTATCCCAACATCTAAAAATATCTTTTTAGCACCATTATACAAAGCCTTATTTATTTTTTCTTCAAAAAAACTATCAATTTCTCTTATTAAATCATCATATTTGGGATTATTTTGCATAGTTTTTGGATCATTTTGCATATGCATCATACAAAACTCGGCATCATATTTACAGGCAAGTTTTGCTAATTCAGTATTTGACGTAATATCATTTATCATAACAAATCCGCGATCTAGTGCATATTCAAGACAATACTCATCAAAACTATCAAGGCTAAATTTTACTTTATCATATAATTTTTCTTTATATATAAGATCCACAACATCTTTAATACGTCTAAATTCCTCATCTCTTCCAGCATACTCACTTCCAGGTCTAGAACTAACACCGCCTATATCTATATAATCAGCCCCATCTTCAATAAATTTTAAAATTCTCTCTAAGCTATCTTCCATACTTATACGACTACTTGGATTAAAGCTATCCTCATTAATATTCAACACTCCCATTATTAGTGGTTTTTTGGGTTTGTTAAATTTTAAAGCTAAAAAGTTAGATAAGTTTTTAAGGCCAAAATCTTGCAATTTTTCTTTCTTGCAAAGTTGTTTTAATTGTGCATCAGTTCCTATAAGCAAGGCATTACTTGGTTCATCTTTTCCAAAAATAGTATTTTTATTGGTCACTAATTCGGCTCCGACACTCAATGCATCTTGTTTTAAGATATTTGCCGCCGGAGATTTAATATTTTTAATAAAAAAAAAGTTTATATTTGATTTTTTTTTCATCATATCTTGACCAGATAAGCTTGGAGATATTTGCTTACAAATTTCATCAAAATTTGATTCTTTATTTATTTTATAAATTGTCATTTTTCCAACCTTTAAATTTTATTTTTTACTTTTATTTAAAATATTTAATAAAAGTGGCGTTAATATACTATGAGCTTTTGAATTTAAAGAAGCTAAATTTACTATCTTATAAAAATAAGATAGCTCATCTTCACTAAATTTAAACCCAGCCTCTAATGCTTCTAAAATAATAACGCTTAAAATTTCTTTTAACTCATTTTTACCAAAACCATCACTACGTTCTTTTGTTTCTATTGTCTGTATAAAATTATAAATTTCTTTTAACTCTAACTGTCTAAGGTTTAACCCTGAGCTAATTTTTTTTCTTTTTTTATTTTTATATTCTACTATCAAACGAGAACAAATAGTAGGAAGCAAAGCATTTTTACTAGGTGCAACAATATAAAAAAATATATTTCTAGGCGGCTCTTCTATAACTTTTAGGAGTGAATTTTGAGCCTCTATGCGAAAACTCTTAGCCATCAAAACCAATAATTTATCTTGTTCTTCAGATATATAAGCTTCATTTATGACATTATTTGCATTTTCTATTAAAAAATCATCACTTATAAAAAATTTAACATTATGTTTTAATTCTATCTCAAGCTCATTTTTAATATCATTAAAGTCATCAGATATAATAATCTTACTACGCATTTTATAAGCTTAATTCAGCAAAAAGAGTCGCATCTATGCTTTTATCAAGCAAATTATACAAGCTTATAAGTTTTGTATCCAATTTATCATCACTCGAGCTAAGATAAAAGCTATTTTGAACTTGTTCATCAAAAAGCCACATATAACTATCATCATTTAACTTTGCAATTTGCGATTTTTTATCAGAACTTTTTCCAATATAAAAATAGACATATCCATTTGGAAAAACTATACTAAGCATATCTTCAAGTAACATTATCTGCTCTTTTGAACTAATGTCATCCAAAGATGGATATATTGATTTTAGGCTTACAAATGGTAGCAATGGACGAGCAGAATTTACACTATTGATTTTTTTCAAAAGGTATGTTTCAAACCACTCTCTATCATTATCAGTAAAAACAATAAAAGTTCGACCATTAAGCAAATATTTTAAGCGTGGGGCCAAAAGATTTGCCCACTCAACACGCTTTTCTTCCATCCAACTAAGTAAAAGACCTTCGGAGCGTATAGCATCCAAGGTCCATTTCATAAACTCTTGCATTATTTTTCTAACTGATAAGCATTATGCAAAACACGAACAGCTAGCTCTGCATACTTTTGATCTACTATAACAGAAAGTTTTATCTCGCTTGTAGAAATCATTTGTATATTAATACCCTCTTTTGCAAGTGTTTCAAATGCCAGACAAGCTATACCACTATGGCTTTTCATACCAACACCAACTATAGACACCTTAACGATTTGATCATCATATTCAATATGCTTTGCGGCAGCTAGAGTACTCATGGTTTGTTTGGTAAGCTCTAACTCATTTTGCGGAACTGTAAAACCCAAATTTGTAGTGCCGTCTTGTCCAACGTTTTGAATAATCATATCAACATTTATATTTTTTTCAGCCAAAACTGTAAAAATATCAGCAGCAATACCAGGTTTATCAACAACACCTCTTAAAGTAACCCTTGCTTGATTTTTATCCAAAGCTATACCACTTACCAAAACCGCTTCCATACTAACATCCTCTCCTGTTATCAAAGTCCCTTCGTTATGATTAAAACTATTTCTAGTTATAAGTTTTACATTTAATTTTTTTGCAAGTTCCACAGATCTATTTTGCAAAACTTTAGCCC from the Campylobacter pinnipediorum subsp. pinnipediorum genome contains:
- the ligA gene encoding NAD-dependent DNA ligase LigA — encoded protein: MVKISNQNEYEKAIEVLNKWAKAYYTDDKPIASDEEYDELYHKVLEYERQNPSKVSIFSPTNKIGGEISDKFSKASHIKQMWSMEDIFSKDELIAWLKRGDKSRFSFVVEPKFDGASLNLLYENGVLVKAITRGDGLVGEDVTQNAKVIKSIPLSIDYKDKIEIRGEVVIKKSDFDALNEQRAKNSEQLLSNPRNAAAGSLRQLDSKITASRRLLFVPWGVGEHELEFKKHSEIMNFVKKLGFYFDDFFKIVYNVDEIYECYEELLGLRDEKPILMDGMVVRVDELDGSNELGYTVKFPKFMVAFKFPAIQKTTRLIDVSFQVGRSGVVTPVGVLDEVVIDGARVKSATLHNFDEIQRLGVMKNDYVSIIRSGDVIPKITGVYKDRRDGSELVIERPKYCPECGSRLLDEGVFVKCQNLECKARVINSIIYYASKKCLNIDGLGDAIVNLLFEKSLIKNITDIYHLKYEDLICLEGFKDKKVKNLLNAIENSKNCDLSRFINGLGCEHIGEVAAKKIALAFGDNWLNVSYEDVVLLDGFGDEMSKSFIEFIQINKETIINLISIVSPKAVVSEVKQSLITDKTFVITGTLSKSRDEIKDMLQSFGARVSGSVSKKTDFVLAGLEAGSKLEKALSLGVKVISEEELESMINES
- the folP gene encoding dihydropteroate synthase is translated as MTIYKINKESNFDEICKQISPSLSGQDMMKKKSNINFFFIKNIKSPAANILKQDALSVGAELVTNKNTIFGKDEPSNALLIGTDAQLKQLCKKEKLQDFGLKNLSNFLALKFNKPKKPLIMGVLNINEDSFNPSSRISMEDSLERILKFIEDGADYIDIGGVSSRPGSEYAGRDEEFRRIKDVVDLIYKEKLYDKVKFSLDSFDEYCLEYALDRGFVMINDITSNTELAKLACKYDAEFCMMHMQNDPKTMQNNPKYDDLIREIDSFFEEKINKALYNGAKKIFLDVGIGFGKTPEHNLLLMKHLEHFTHFGYPLLVGASRKSVINHYYTSEVKDRLSGSLYLHLKSFENGARVIRTHDVAEHKQLFAMHLAMESVNLW
- a CDS encoding DNA polymerase III subunit delta', with product MRSKIIISDDFNDIKNELEIELKHNVKFFISDDFLIENANNVINEAYISEEQDKLLVLMAKSFRIEAQNSLLKVIEEPPRNIFFYIVAPSKNALLPTICSRLIVEYKNKKRKKISSGLNLRQLELKEIYNFIQTIETKERSDGFGKNELKEILSVIILEALEAGFKFSEDELSYFYKIVNLASLNSKAHSILTPLLLNILNKSKK
- a CDS encoding HobA family DNA replication regulator; the encoded protein is MQEFMKWTLDAIRSEGLLLSWMEEKRVEWANLLAPRLKYLLNGRTFIVFTDNDREWFETYLLKKINSVNSARPLLPFVSLKSIYPSLDDISSKEQIMLLEDMLSIVFPNGYVYFYIGKSSDKKSQIAKLNDDSYMWLFDEQVQNSFYLSSSDDKLDTKLISLYNLLDKSIDATLFAELSL